From the Odocoileus virginianus isolate 20LAN1187 ecotype Illinois chromosome 20, Ovbor_1.2, whole genome shotgun sequence genome, the window CATGAAGTCACTTAAAGGTTAAGGGGAAGTAAGGTATTGTAATGTATGGAAATCTCTTTTCATCTATGATGTTGCAGAGGCTGTAACTAGGACCACAGTGTTTTTTCAGAACTGTAGAGAAGTCActggtttcatataaatttaataaatgcttgAGGACAGAAACCATGTCCTGTAACCTCTCTGGGAACACTACATATATTGCACACATGAATCCCCTCATGTATTACTACTATGACTTGTCCTCTCTCCCAGAAGGAGCCCACAATCTAGATTCAGGATACTCTAATCTCCTCCTCATTCTCCAAGAGCTGTGTAATCACATGGTTATTTACAAGGAGGGGATGGAAATCAACTACCAAGCCCTAACTGCTTTACTAGTCAGATTTCACAGTAGACCTCTGGTTCAGTCACTCAAAATTTACTAGGCATCTTCTGTATGCCAGGTACAGTATTAGGACTGGAGGACTACCATAAAGAGAAAGGAGGTTCTTGTCCTCCAAGAATTTATAGATCctaatgagagaaagagagtaaataaaataattacagacTACCTGAGGGCAAGAAAGGAAATGTACAGGGTGCtatgaaagagaataacaaagTTATGGAAAGGCTCTCTGAGGAAAACAGCATCTAAGTTGAGGCCTGAAAGATAAGCCAGATTAAAAGCTATGATAGTGCAGTGCTCATATTTCAGGAATCCTTACCCCAACTTTTTCAAGAACAGGACGTAAAATGTCAAGAATTAGGTGCAGAGTTACAAAAGTCTGAGTGACTGAAGCACTTTAAGCAGAAGAAATGAGGGGAGATTAGGCATGTGGGCGTCTGCAAACCGTTGTGCCATGCTGACTCTGGAAAGGTGTTTTGATTTTGTTCTAGATGCACTGAGAGCCACTCAACGGTTTTAAGCAAAGGAGTATCTACGGCGgatgtctcaaagagtcggacacgactgagcgactgaacaacaaacggTGGGTGTACGCTTTTACAGTGACTCTCTGACCAATGTGTGGTAAACAGACTGGTTTCCAACTACTGACAGCACTGTGTCTGGGAAAGACCAGTGAACCAGAGGACCGTGGACCAGTGAGGGTGCGACAGCTGAAGCTCCGAAAGACTGAGGTGCGGGTCTCTGTCGCTGAGGGGAGGCGCCAGGTACTCCCCGGAAGGTGCTCAGTCACAAGCCCAGCTAGAAGCAATTACCCGACTGAATGGCAGAGGCAGGGTCCCCCTAGAAACCCGCACTACCGCCGGTCCGGGAGCTCTGAGCCTCCCCATGCGGACTCTAGAAGTTCCTTCAGAGTCCCGAAGAGATGTGTACCTCAGTGTCCAAGTACGACCAAGGCCGTGGGCTAAGTACGTTTCTGGCTACATTCGAGCCCTCAACCGCGACCCCACCTTCCCAACCCGTCCAGCGTCTCACCCGACGCGGGAACAGGCGCATTGACTTCCTCCGCCACCGCCATCTTGCCGTGACAGGCGTGCGAGGGCGGGACCTCCCCAGACTCGCAGGGTGtgccgggggcggggcccggaAGCGGAACTGAAAAGCTCTTCCGTCACACCCAACAACGCATTCCCACAGTGCTCCACGGCAGCAGCTATGGACGCTGGACGTACAGCTGTGCTCCGGGTGAAGCGGAAGCTCGGCGCAGAGCCCGCCGAGGCTTTGGTCCTCGCTTGTAAACGCCTCCGCTCCAGCGCAGATGAATTGGAAACTCCAAAGACTTCTCCAGAGGGTCTGGAGAGAGCAGCAGAAAGTAATGTCTTCCAGTTGGTGGCCACCGTCCGCTCCCAGGTATTGGGCCGGGAAGGGGCCGGTGTGAAAGGGATCTTAGGGTACAGCTGGGGTGCATCCTTATCCGTGACCCTTTCACCAACCCCTGTTTATGCCGCCACACACCTCTGCTTTTCCCCCAACCCTAGGAGGAGCCAGTCCAGCCGCTCCTGCGGGCCGCCCTGCGCCCGTCCCAGGGCAGCCAGCAGCGTATCCGCCATCATCTCCGTGCTTCTGCTCGGGAGATCCGACAGGAAGGCCGCTACAGAGTAGTCTCTAGCCGCCGATCCTCGGGGATTCCCTCGGACAGCTTGGAGTCCGAGGACGCGTCAGGAACCCCAGAAGCCGCTGACGACGCAAGCTTTCAGCTATTAGATCTGGTCCACGAAGAAGAAGATGCAGAggtcgccgccgccgccatctCTTGCAAAGTGAGTACAGCCCCGGAGTCGAGCTCTGAGATTCTCTGGACAGATAGTGCGCAAAGTCAGCACACAGTTAAAGAGGGTACACGTGGCCTCACTTCAGAGATGGATGATCCATCCAGCTTGATAGCCACAATTTTCAGGTTAGGTTATccactcaacaagtatttactcaGCGCCCACTCTGTGCCAGGTATGGTTCTTAGGTTCTGTGGGTACAACAATGAGGACCCAGCCTTCAAGTGGAGAAGAGAAACATCAAACATATAAATTCAGTATCCCATGGTGATATGGGCCATAAAAGGggcaaagaaaagaggaaaggcaTGGTCCCATTTCAAAATGTGTCATTTTCACTGAGATGACTTTTGAGTGAAGACTTGAAGGAGGTGAATGGCTGGGCACTGCAGATGTCTTAGGGAAAGGGATTCCATACTGAGGAGTAAGTGCGGAGACCTAGAAGCCAAATTTGTCTGGTGTTTGCAAGGTCAGTGTGCCTGGAGCCCAGTGAGTTGGGGGAAGATAGTAAGAAATTTTGGAAGAAAGTATCTGCTAGATCCTTTCAAGTCAGTACTTGCCTTTCACCTTGAGATGGGGAATCCCTGGAGATTTTGACCAATGTAAAAATAAAGCCAATGGGAAAACTCATCAAAGGGAAATAAACAGACCAGGCCTGGGTAGCATACCGAGTTTGAGGCAGATTTAAGATTAGAATCTGCCTTCCTTACATTTAATTCAGTGTTACTTTCTactaattatattttctaaactaGTACCTCActtccaaaaaacaaagtcaactACATGCAATAAgaccagagaaatagaaaattctCAATCTAAGGTATGCTCTCTCttgataaacatttttcaaatatcattccttttaatggttttttaagct encodes:
- the SLC7A6OS gene encoding probable RNA polymerase II nuclear localization protein SLC7A6OS — its product is MDAGRTAVLRVKRKLGAEPAEALVLACKRLRSSADELETPKTSPEGLERAAESNVFQLVATVRSQEEPVQPLLRAALRPSQGSQQRIRHHLRASAREIRQEGRYRVVSSRRSSGIPSDSLESEDASGTPEAADDASFQLLDLVHEEEDAEVAAAAISCKKSDPDVILCNCVELIREGLNVSQYGPSSGHQKEQKDDFVYDIYYLERATPGWIENILSVQPYSHEWELVNDDHQPEDTYDDDDDENSENNWRNEYPEEENSDEDEDSRGSDNYSSISEEERDNSRPPMWSKYPLDVQKEFGYDSPHDLDSD